One stretch of Mycteria americana isolate JAX WOST 10 ecotype Jacksonville Zoo and Gardens chromosome 16, USCA_MyAme_1.0, whole genome shotgun sequence DNA includes these proteins:
- the USP36 gene encoding ubiquitin carboxyl-terminal hydrolase 36, with protein sequence MPGPPGPAMPIVEKLKEALKPGRREAGEDGELGRLLAASAKKVLLQKIEFEPASRGFSGQLELLRGKYVLLNPRAEAAGRHRGPEEGPPGKQGSGRGPGGPGDGVPVPQKVLFPEERLSMKWERIYRVGAGLHNLGNTCFLNSTVQCLTYTPPLANYLLSKEHGRTCHRGGFCMMCIMQNHMIQAFANSGNAIKPVSFIRDLKKIAQHIRFGNQEDAHEFLRYTIDAMQKACLNGCTKLDRQTQATTLVHQIFGGYLRSRVKCSVCKSVSDTYDPYLDLALEIRQAANIVRALELFVKSDMLGGENAYMCAKCKKKVPATKRFTIHRASNVLTLSLKRFANFGGGKITKDVGYPEFLNIRPYMSQNNGDPVMYGLYAVLVHSGYSCHAGHYYCYVKASNGQWYQMNDDLVRSSNIKVVLNQQAYVLFYLRIPSPRKSSEGPVVKAASSLPGRTGGISDPVKKTVTNGPLSSPLMGRRPDVLPGKKLPGPEEVGVPVARSTFGTGPKLPNGTAPPKLPAGSPSPKLPLKATHTATALPDDAAQRPKKPLSFPQPPPTSRAVQGFCDTSNASGAKVELPRQSSWESKQPPTSPKLLLEPSPGQEPGGSGENAGTLERDSCGSSAASPAHGAVGKLTKASQKAKSGTSSFCTSQETDCGTDLPAGPGAEPAAPEDSKPAKLKSSLLASAALELSSTMSPPPAKKLALSAKKGSTPRKASGSDRHAQLHPQFADHTYPTNTTHPESTPWPFGKSRLSSSALKLPNPEKPAFSFILNSAPRLPASPLTNGSTAHPSHHLPPCSREKRPSQVPPGSSKKKQRKQHHGADSSPHAVAVKGKDEVSSPPRKKNNLAQEGSVSLAGKEAAGKGPSSGREAAGCQDLESRPKQQASDPSIYPDTEPISPVKKKKKKRRMEETEEHCSGTLSSGSSRRAETEPWRTKQRRSAEAGAGESEHRKRKRRESLSSPAVERPAANGIGAADGAPVAACAWDSQAGDGYRRCPAALSPQPGHGAGAAPGSREESSVVEELLRNSLDKAYGKQVLTWEGEISAVSQDAIRDAAWARSETVIDEWDEEFDRGKVKKIKKLKRERRRHFNPFQQLQSKRNFWSVTHPAKAASLSYRL encoded by the exons ATG ccggggccgccgggccccgccatGCCGATCgtggagaagctgaaggaggcGCTGAAGCCgggccggcgggaggcgggcgaGGATGGGGAGCTGGGCCGGCTGCTGGCCGCCTCGGCCAAGAAGGTGCTGCTGCAGAAGATCGAGTTCGAGCCCGCCAGCCGCGGCTTCTCCggccagctggagctgctgcgggGCAAGTACGTGCTGCTCAACCCCCGGGCCGAGGCCGCCGGCCGCCACCGCGGCCCCGAGGAGGGGCCGCCCGGCAAGCAGG gcagcGGCCGTGgcccggggggcccgggggaCGGGGTCCCCGTGCCCCAGAAGGTGCTTTTCCCCGAGGAGCGCCTCTCCATGAAGTGGGAGCGGATCTACCGGGTCGGCGCCGGGCTGCACAACCTGGGGAACACTTGCTTCCTCAACTCCACGGTGCAGTGCCTGACCTACACGCCGCCGCTCGCCAACTACCTGCTCTCCAAGGAGCACGGCCGCACCT GTCACCGAGGAGGCTTTTGCATGATGTGCATTATGCAGAACCACATGATCCAGGCTTTTGCCAACAGCGGCAACGCAATAAAGCCAGTGTCCTTCATCCGAGACCTCAAGA agatTGCCCAGCACATCCGCTTTGGCAACCAGGAGGATGCGCACGAGTTCCTGCGTTACACCATTGATGCCATGCAGAAGGCCTGCCTGAATGGCTGTACCAA GTTGGATCGCCAGACCCAGGCCACGACGCTGGTTCACCAGATCTTTGGCGGTTACCTGCGGTCCCGTG TGAAGTGCTCGGTGTGCAAGAGCGTCTCGGACACCTATGACCCTTACCTGGACCTGGCGCTGGAGATCAGG CAAGCCGCAAACATAGTGCGGGCGCTGGAGCTGTTTGTGAAGTCGGACATGCTGGGCGGGGAGAATGCCTACATGTGTGCCAA ATGCAAGAAGAAAGTGCCGGCCACCAAACGTTTCACCATCCACCGAGCCTCCAATGTTCTCACGCTCTCACTAAAGCGCTTTGCCAACTTCGGTGGAGGCAAAATCACAAAG GACGTGGGGTACCCTGAGTTCTTGAACATCCGCCCTTACATGTCTCAGAACAACGGGGATCCTGTCATGTACGGACTCTATGCAGTGCTGGTGCACTCTGGGTACAGCTGCCACGCAGGGCACTACTACTGCTACGTGAAG GCCAGCAATGGGCAGTGGTATCAAATGAACGACGACCTGGTCCGCTCCAGCAACATCAAAGTGGTCCTCAACCAGCAGGCCTACGTGCTCTTCTACCTGAG AATCCCCAGCCCCAGGAAGAGCTCGGAGGGGCCCGTTGTCAAAGCTGCCTCCAGCCTGCCTGGCCGCACCGGCGGCATCTCCGATCCGGTCAAGAAAACTGTGACCAATGGGCCCTTGTCTTCACCGCTGATGGGCCGG AGACCGGACGTGCTGCCGGGGAAGAAGCTGCCGGGGCCGGAGGAGGTTGGAGTCCCTGTGGCCCGCAGCACATTTGGGACGGGGCCGAAGCTGCCGAACGGAACTGCTCCACCAAAGCTGCCCGCTGGGTCCCCATCACCCAAACTGCCCCTCAAAGCCACCCACACGGCCACAGCGCTGCCTGATGATGCAGCCCAGAGGCCCAAGAAACCGCTCTCCTTCCCGCAACCGCCTCCCACATCCAGAGCAGTTCAGGGCTTCTGCGACACCAGCAATGCAAGCGGGGCCAAAGTGGAGCTGCCCCGGCAGAGCTCCTGGGAGAGCAAGCAGCCACCTACCTCACccaagctgctgctggagcccagccccggCCAGGAGCCCGGGGGCAGTGGGGAGAACGCCGGGACCCTGGAGAGGGACTCCTGCggcagcagtgctgccagcccgGCGCACGGCGCGGTGGGGAAGCTGACCAAAGCGTCCCAGAAGGCCAAGAGCGGAACCAGCAGCTTCTGCACCTCTCAGGAAACGGACTGTGGCACGGACCTCCCTGCTGGCCCCGGCGCCGAGCCGGCTGCCCCCGAAGACTCCAAGCCGGCAAAATTGAAGTCCTCCCTGTTGGCCAGCGCTGCTCTGGAGCTGAGCAGTACCATGTCACCGCCACCGGCCAAGAAGCTGGCACTCTCCGCCAAAAAG GGCAGCACCCCGCGGAAGGCGAGCGGAAGTGACCGCCACGCACAACTTCACCCACAATTTGCTGACCACACCTACCCCACGAACACCACCCACCCCGAGTCCACTCCCTGGCCTTTCGGCAAGTCGAG GCTGTCCTCATCTGCTCTCAAACTGCCAAATCCTGAAAAGCCTGCCTTCAGCTTCATCCTCAACTCAGCCCCTCggctcccagcctcccctctgACCAACGGTTCCACTGCCCACCCTTCGCAccaccttcctccctgcagcagggagaagaggccCAGCCAGGTCCCCCCTGGTTCCTCCAAAAAGAAGCAGCGGAAGCAACATCACGGAGCAGACAGCAGCCCTCATGCTGTGGCTGTGAAGGGCAAGGATGAAGTCTCCAGCCCCCCCAGGAAGAAGAATAATCTCGCTCAGGAGGGCTCGGTGTCCCTCGCAGGGAAGGAGGCGGCAGGCAAGGGTCCCAGCAGCGGCAGGGAGGCGGCAGGCTGTCAGGACCTGGAGAGCAGGCCTAAGCAGCAAGCGTCAGACCCCAGTATTTACCCGGACACGGAGCCCATCTCCCCCgtcaagaagaagaagaaaaagaggagaatggAGGAGACAGAAGAGCACTGCTCTGGGACGCTGTCCTCGGGCAG ctctaGGAGGGCTGAGACAGAGCCCTGGAGGACAAAGCAGCGGCGGAGCgcagaggctggggctggagagagcGAGCACCGCAAGCGTAAGCGGAGGGAAAGCCTCAGCAGCCCAGCCGTGGAGCGGCCAGCTGCCAACGGCATTGGTGCCGCAGACGGTGCCCCAG TGGCAGCGTGTGCCTGGGACAGCCAGGCTGGCGACGGGTACAGGCGCTGCccagctgccctgagcccccagcccggccacgGGGCTGGCGCAGCACCTGGGAGCCGGGAGGAGTCCAGCGTGGTGGAGGAGCTGCTCAGGAACTCCTTGGACAAGGCTTATGGCAAACAAG TCTTGACCTGGGAGGGCGAGATCTCGGCCGTCAGCCAGGATGCCATTCGCGACGCAGCGTGGGCCCGGAGCGAGACTGTCATCGATGAGTGGGACGAGGAGTTTGACAGAGGGAAG gtaaagaagattaaaaaactgAAGCGGGAGCGGAGGAGACACTTCAATcccttccagcagctgcagagcaagcGCAACTTCTGGTCAGTGACGCACCCTGCCAAGGCGGCCAGCCTGAGCTATCGGCTCTGA
- the CYTH1 gene encoding cytohesin-1 isoform X2 translates to MEEEGGYVPSDLTPEECQELENIRRRKQELLADIQRLKDEIAEVTNEIENLGSTEERKNMQRNKQVAMGRKKFNMDPKKGIQFLIENDLLKNTCEDIAQFLYKGEGLNKTAIGDYLGERDEFNIQVLHAFVELHEFTDLNLVQALRQFLWSFRLPGEAQKIDRMMEAFAQRYCQCNPGVFQSTDTCYVLSFAIIMLNTSLHNPNVKDKPTAERFIAMNRGINDGGDLPEELLRNLYESIKNEPFKIPEDDGNDLTHTFFNPDREGWLLKLGGRVKTWKRRWFILTDNCLYYFEYTTDKEPRGIIPLENLSIREVDDSKKPNCFELYIPDNKDQVIKACKTEADGRVVEGNHTVYRISAPTPEEKEEWIKCIKAAISRDPFYEMLAARKKKVSSTKRH, encoded by the exons atggaggaggagggcggcTACG TGCCCAGTGACCTGACCCCGGAGGAGTGCCAGGAGCTGGAGAACATCCGCCGCCgcaagcaggagctgctggctgacATACAG CGGCTGAAAGATGAGATAGCAGAGGTGACGAATGAGATCGAGAACCTGGGGTCCACGGAGGAGCG GAAAAACATGCAGAGGAACAAGCAGGTGGCCATGGGCAGGAAGAAGTTCAACATGGATCCCAAGAAG GGCATCCAGTTCCTGATCGAAAACGACCTGCTGAAGAACACGTGCGAGGATATCGCTCAGTTCCTTTACAAGGGAGAGGGCCTCAACAAGACAGCCATTGGTGACTACCTCGGCGAGAG GGACGAGTTCAACATCCAAGTCCTGCATGCCTTCGTGGAGCTGCACGAGTTCACTGACCTCAACCTCGTGCAGGCCCTGCG GCAGTTCCTGTGGAGCTTCCGGCTGCCCGGAGAGGCGCAGAAGATCGACCGGATGATGGAGGCCTTTGCCCAGCGGTACTGCCAGTGCAACCCCGGCGTCTTCCAGTCCACGG ACACCTGCTACGTGCTCTCCTTCGCTATCATCATGCTGAACACCAGCCTGCACAACCCCAACGTCAAGGACAAACCCACGGCGGAGCGCTTCATCGCCATGAACCGTGGCATCAACGATGGGGGGGACCTACCCGAGGAGCTGCTCCGG AATCTCTATGAGAGCATCAAGAACGAACCCTTCAAAATCCCTGAAGATGATGGCAACGACCTCACCCACACCTTCTTCAACCCCGACCGGGAGGGCTGGCTCCTGAAGCTAG gaggCAGGGTGAAGACGTGGAAGCGACGTTGGTTCATCCTGACCGACAACTGCCTTTACTACTTCGAGTACACGACG GATAAAGAGCCCCGAGGCATCATCCCCCTGGAGAACCTGAGCATCCGTGAGGTGGACGACTCGAAGAAGCCT AACTGCTTTGAGCTCTACATCCCCGACAACAAGGACCAGGTGATCAAGGCCTGCAAGACGGAGGCGGACGGGCGGGTGGTGGAGGGGAACCACACCGTGTACCGCATCTCCGCCCCCACGCCCGAGGAGAAGGAGGAGTGGATCAAGTGCATCAA GGCAGCGATCAGCCGGGACCCTTTCTACGAGATGCTGGCCGCCAGGAAGAAGAAGGTGTCCTCCACCAAGAGACACTAG
- the CYTH1 gene encoding cytohesin-1 isoform X1, with protein sequence MVLRAEDSVPSDLTPEECQELENIRRRKQELLADIQRLKDEIAEVTNEIENLGSTEERKNMQRNKQVAMGRKKFNMDPKKGIQFLIENDLLKNTCEDIAQFLYKGEGLNKTAIGDYLGERDEFNIQVLHAFVELHEFTDLNLVQALRQFLWSFRLPGEAQKIDRMMEAFAQRYCQCNPGVFQSTDTCYVLSFAIIMLNTSLHNPNVKDKPTAERFIAMNRGINDGGDLPEELLRNLYESIKNEPFKIPEDDGNDLTHTFFNPDREGWLLKLGGRVKTWKRRWFILTDNCLYYFEYTTDKEPRGIIPLENLSIREVDDSKKPNCFELYIPDNKDQVIKACKTEADGRVVEGNHTVYRISAPTPEEKEEWIKCIKAAISRDPFYEMLAARKKKVSSTKRH encoded by the exons ATGGTGCTCAGGGCGGAGGACAGCG TGCCCAGTGACCTGACCCCGGAGGAGTGCCAGGAGCTGGAGAACATCCGCCGCCgcaagcaggagctgctggctgacATACAG CGGCTGAAAGATGAGATAGCAGAGGTGACGAATGAGATCGAGAACCTGGGGTCCACGGAGGAGCG GAAAAACATGCAGAGGAACAAGCAGGTGGCCATGGGCAGGAAGAAGTTCAACATGGATCCCAAGAAG GGCATCCAGTTCCTGATCGAAAACGACCTGCTGAAGAACACGTGCGAGGATATCGCTCAGTTCCTTTACAAGGGAGAGGGCCTCAACAAGACAGCCATTGGTGACTACCTCGGCGAGAG GGACGAGTTCAACATCCAAGTCCTGCATGCCTTCGTGGAGCTGCACGAGTTCACTGACCTCAACCTCGTGCAGGCCCTGCG GCAGTTCCTGTGGAGCTTCCGGCTGCCCGGAGAGGCGCAGAAGATCGACCGGATGATGGAGGCCTTTGCCCAGCGGTACTGCCAGTGCAACCCCGGCGTCTTCCAGTCCACGG ACACCTGCTACGTGCTCTCCTTCGCTATCATCATGCTGAACACCAGCCTGCACAACCCCAACGTCAAGGACAAACCCACGGCGGAGCGCTTCATCGCCATGAACCGTGGCATCAACGATGGGGGGGACCTACCCGAGGAGCTGCTCCGG AATCTCTATGAGAGCATCAAGAACGAACCCTTCAAAATCCCTGAAGATGATGGCAACGACCTCACCCACACCTTCTTCAACCCCGACCGGGAGGGCTGGCTCCTGAAGCTAG gaggCAGGGTGAAGACGTGGAAGCGACGTTGGTTCATCCTGACCGACAACTGCCTTTACTACTTCGAGTACACGACG GATAAAGAGCCCCGAGGCATCATCCCCCTGGAGAACCTGAGCATCCGTGAGGTGGACGACTCGAAGAAGCCT AACTGCTTTGAGCTCTACATCCCCGACAACAAGGACCAGGTGATCAAGGCCTGCAAGACGGAGGCGGACGGGCGGGTGGTGGAGGGGAACCACACCGTGTACCGCATCTCCGCCCCCACGCCCGAGGAGAAGGAGGAGTGGATCAAGTGCATCAA GGCAGCGATCAGCCGGGACCCTTTCTACGAGATGCTGGCCGCCAGGAAGAAGAAGGTGTCCTCCACCAAGAGACACTAG
- the CYTH1 gene encoding cytohesin-1 isoform X3, whose product MVLRAEDSVPSDLTPEECQELENIRRRKQELLADIQRLKDEIAEVTNEIENLGSTEERKNMQRNKQVAMGRKKFNMDPKKGIQFLIENDLLKNTCEDIAQFLYKGEGLNKTAIGDYLGERDEFNIQVLHAFVELHEFTDLNLVQALRQFLWSFRLPGEAQKIDRMMEAFAQRYCQCNPGVFQSTDTCYVLSFAIIMLNTSLHNPNVKDKPTAERFIAMNRGINDGGDLPEELLRNLYESIKNEPFKIPEDDGNDLTHTFFNPDREGWLLKLGWASPGAQSWYWSPVSEQRPRGLSHHRATAGSCRSRPPGASGELPQAACVPPSMPQTGPCLTFPQHYHLRIPAPHAGSVHGIPAALLHSPALEAGEPAPRPGSCGFSSRQLWGILCPG is encoded by the exons ATGGTGCTCAGGGCGGAGGACAGCG TGCCCAGTGACCTGACCCCGGAGGAGTGCCAGGAGCTGGAGAACATCCGCCGCCgcaagcaggagctgctggctgacATACAG CGGCTGAAAGATGAGATAGCAGAGGTGACGAATGAGATCGAGAACCTGGGGTCCACGGAGGAGCG GAAAAACATGCAGAGGAACAAGCAGGTGGCCATGGGCAGGAAGAAGTTCAACATGGATCCCAAGAAG GGCATCCAGTTCCTGATCGAAAACGACCTGCTGAAGAACACGTGCGAGGATATCGCTCAGTTCCTTTACAAGGGAGAGGGCCTCAACAAGACAGCCATTGGTGACTACCTCGGCGAGAG GGACGAGTTCAACATCCAAGTCCTGCATGCCTTCGTGGAGCTGCACGAGTTCACTGACCTCAACCTCGTGCAGGCCCTGCG GCAGTTCCTGTGGAGCTTCCGGCTGCCCGGAGAGGCGCAGAAGATCGACCGGATGATGGAGGCCTTTGCCCAGCGGTACTGCCAGTGCAACCCCGGCGTCTTCCAGTCCACGG ACACCTGCTACGTGCTCTCCTTCGCTATCATCATGCTGAACACCAGCCTGCACAACCCCAACGTCAAGGACAAACCCACGGCGGAGCGCTTCATCGCCATGAACCGTGGCATCAACGATGGGGGGGACCTACCCGAGGAGCTGCTCCGG AATCTCTATGAGAGCATCAAGAACGAACCCTTCAAAATCCCTGAAGATGATGGCAACGACCTCACCCACACCTTCTTCAACCCCGACCGGGAGGGCTGGCTCCTGAAGCTAG GTTGGGCAAGCCCCGGGGCGCAGAGCTGGTACTGGAGTCCGGTGTCGGAGCAGAGACCGCGAGGCCTGTCTCATCACCGAGCCACAGCAGGGTCCTGTCGGAGCAGGCCCCCGGGAGCGAGCGGCGAGCTGCCCCAGGCTGCGTGCGTTCCCCCCTCCATGCCACAGACCGGTCCCTGCCTCACCTTCCCACAGCATTATCACCTCCGCATCCCGGCTCCACATGCAGGCAGCGTGCATGGCATCCCCGCGGCCCTGCTGCACAGCCCGGCTCTCGAGGCCGGCGAGCCCGCTCCACGCCCTGGCTCCTGTGGCTTCTCCTCTCGGCAGCTCTGGGGAATCCTCTGCCCGGGTTAA
- the LOC142417714 gene encoding dynein axonemal heavy chain 17-like — protein sequence MFVMGGKVQGKPLLPLPEHLDGRHDSSTALDCLAGPVDISVLHSIETIVIEWSHQIRDILSKDSAQPLLEGLHPLPGTEFEFWHTRTVNLQCINNQLLSPRVTALAEMLEKANSCYWPALQSMFRDVSAGLEEAKDVSLHLQPLRILLEEMEQADYSQLQPCVDRALCTVRLLRARCQHYSSPAHVIVILQEICNLLVEMTRNFLSPEDVMKGLQGETEEALRGIRLSISTIEKLFQSYSTYCSDLMPTLFPEELQLWEFPPSLVFRRTDSFLHRLKTIEELYQTAIEFLKLEKAELGGVRGNILGSRVFQIYEEVSELIKGFADCRYDPLDPAEEQLNKDFAEFQEKIQDVDRRLATIFCQGFDDCNCLASAVKLVHMFASLLERPLIKAEVSPYYSALLGMFSAELDDVKALYDAQTASPPPCGGGPPTDKNMPPINRNMPPVAGQLKWALELQQRLEGPHRDLFAIDHPVMVSAEARLVSRKYEEMVGLLRGYREKVYEEWACGAGQDCHFSLEQPLIRRDPGSSFLSVNFSKELVAVLREVKYLNFQQRKDIPGSAESLFAQNETFQKFVDNLDLIVGWYNEAGCEGETTQRLLHALSSGQAEAGWGPPRGEALGKQALEAWRGWGTPGTAPAPRVPARPVAGPSCCCCGTPASFCPPRLRVGGVGTPFLRKTRALASASQREQGPSSTRSTHLRTRCPQVKRRLLPVELPLVAGELEAVDGQLASAEHSLFWHHEGTTPPLAARGRRSSFCPRVPTVITPKTRTPAPQAREGG from the exons ATGTTCGTCATGGGCGGGAAGGTCCAGGGGAagccgctgctcccgctgccggAGCACCTGGACGGCCGGCACGACTCCAGCACTGCCCTGGACTG cctggcgggGCCTGTGGACATTTCGGTGCTGCACTCCATCGAGACCATCGTCATCGAGTGGTCCCACCAGATCAGAGACATCCTGAGCAAGGACTCGGCGCAGCcgctgctggaggggctgcaccccctgcccgggACAGAGTTCGAGTTCTGGCACACGAGGACGGTCAACCTGCAGTGCATCAACAACCAG CTGCTCTCGCCCCGAGTGACGGCGCTGGCCGAGATGCTGGAGAAGGCCAACAGCTGCTACTGGCCGGCGCTCCAGAGCATGTTCAGGGACGTCAGCGCTG GCCTGGAGGAAGCCAAAGATGTCAGCCTCCACCTGCAACCGCTTCGGATCCTGCTGGAAGAGATGGAGCAAGCGGATTACTCCCAG ctgcagccctgcgtGGACAGGGCGCTGTGCACCGTCCGCCTCCTCCGTGCTCGCTGCCAGCACTACAGCTCGCCCGCCCACGTCATCGTCATCCTCCAGGAGATCTGCAACCTCCTCGTGGAGATG ACCCGTAACTTCCTGAGCCCCGAGGACGTGATGAAGGGGCTGCAAGGAGAAACCGAGGAGGCCTTAAGGGGAATCAGGCTGAGCATTTCCACCATAGAGAAGCTCTTCCAGTCCTACAGCACTTACTGCTCTGACCTGATGCCCACGTTGTTCCCG gaggagctgcagctctgggagTTCCCCCCCTCCCTCGTCTTCAGGAGAACGGACTCCTTCTTGCACAGGCTCAAGACCATTGAG GAGCTGTACCAGACAGCTATCGAATTTCTGAAGCTGGAGAAGGCGGAGCTGGGAGGAGTGAGAGGGAACATCCTCGGGAGCCGGGTGTTCCAGATCTACGAGGAGGTCTCTGAACTCATCAAGGGTTTTGCTGATTGCAGATACGATCCCTTAGATCCTGCGGAAGAG CAACTGAACAAAGACTTTGCAGAGTTCCAGGAGAAGATTCAGGACGTGGACAGGCGACTGGCCACCATCTTCTGCCAAGGCTTTGATGACTGCAACTGCCTGGCATCCGCCGTGAAG CTGGTGCACATGTTTGCCTCCCTGCTGGAGCGACCTTTGATAAAGGCTGAGGTGTCCCCCTACTACTCAGCCCTGCTGGGAATGTTCAGCGCCGAGCTGGATGACGTGAAGGCGCTGTACGACGCCCAGACCGCTTCCCCGCCGCCgtgcggggggggcccccccaccGACAAAAACATGCCGCCCATCAACAGAAACATGCCGCCGGTGGCCGGGCAGCTGAAGTGGGCTCTGGAACTGCAGCAGCGGCTGGAGGGGCCGCACAGGGACTTGTTCGCCATCGATCACCC TGTGATGGTCAGTGCCGAAGCTAGACTGGTGTCCAGGAAGTACGAAGAAATGGTGGGACTGCTGCGAGGTTACCGCGAGAAGGTCTACGAGGAGTGGGCGTGCGGAGCCGGCCAGGACTGCCACTTCAGCCTGGAGCAGCCCCTGATCCGGAGGGACCCCGGCTCTTCCTTCCTCAGCGTGAACTTCAGCAAAGAG CTCGTCGCCGTTCTGCGGGAGGTGAAGTACTTGAACTTCCAGCAGCGGAAGGATATCCCGGGCAGTGCCGAGAGCCTCTTTGCTCAAAATGAGACTTTCCAAAAGTTTGTGGACAACCTGGATCTTATCGTTGGCTGGTACAACGAGGCAGGTTGCGAAGGGGAGACAACCCAGCGGCTTCTCCATGCCCTCAGCTCTGGCCAGGCTGAGGCTggctggggaccccccagggGAGAGGCTCTTGGGAAACAGGCCCTGGAAGCCTGGAGGGGTTGGGGTACACCGGGCACGGCACCGGCACCCCGGGTCCCTGCCCGTCCCGTGGCCGggccaagctgctgctgctgcggcacgCCGGCCTCCTTCTGCCCCCCCAGGCTCCGTGTCGGTGGGGTGGGGACCCCGTTCCTCCGTAAAACCCGTGCCCTAGCGAGCGCGTCTCAGCGGGAGCAGGGTCCCTCCTCCACCCGCAGCACTCACCTGCGGACGCGTTGCCCCCAGGTGAAGCGGAGGCTGCTGCCGGTGGAGCTGCCGCTGGTGGcaggggagctggaggctgtggACGGCCAGCTGGCCAGCGCCGAGCACAGCCTCTTCTGGCACCACGAAGGTACAACCCCGCCCTTGGCCGCCCGAGGCCGGAGGTCCTCTTT CTGCCCTCGGGTCCCCACAGTCATCACACCCAAAACACGGACCCCCGCCCCACAGGCGCGGGAGGGTGGGTGA